One genomic region from Frateuria soli encodes:
- a CDS encoding DUF4189 domain-containing protein has translation MTPARTVACLGLLLGALLSFRTAHAEGGCPPGYYPIGAPSGQQGPQGCAPIPGYEQVPRQQEPEQWEEPWISLAIDPVRGVLGVDTDEVYWSVAQTDALIECKTRGGVKCRTWETFKNACGVVVTGRDYHVAIETDEGTAADKAMRKCKQEDGPVCRVLFSGCSRPVRVAPAPARMD, from the coding sequence GTGACCCCGGCGCGGACTGTGGCCTGCCTCGGCCTTCTGCTGGGCGCGCTCCTGTCCTTTCGCACGGCACACGCCGAAGGCGGCTGCCCGCCTGGCTATTACCCCATCGGTGCGCCATCGGGCCAGCAGGGCCCGCAGGGTTGTGCGCCCATCCCAGGCTACGAGCAGGTGCCCCGACAGCAGGAGCCCGAACAATGGGAGGAGCCATGGATTTCGCTGGCCATCGATCCGGTTAGGGGCGTGCTGGGCGTGGATACGGACGAGGTCTACTGGTCCGTGGCCCAGACAGACGCACTCATCGAGTGCAAGACACGAGGCGGTGTGAAGTGCAGGACATGGGAGACGTTCAAGAATGCCTGTGGAGTGGTCGTGACGGGTCGCGACTATCACGTGGCGATCGAGACAGACGAGGGCACGGCGGCGGACAAGGCGATGAGGAAATGCAAGCAGGAGGACGGACCGGTCTGCCGGGTCCTGTTCTCCGGTTGCAGCCGTCCGGTGCGTGTAGCGCCCGCACCGGCACGCATGGACTGA
- a CDS encoding type IV secretion system protein gives MPSTIGDFVYFKLVYDYLEDKISEFGMDLMGRAMSWASGVALVLVTLWIMIQGYRIISGQSRESMMAMVTQMTRVVIIVTAATTMSIFGSSLHRFLTVDLAKEINQVLTGSDDTPADLIDRNLAWTQATLGVIDAVQVPFSDAETREKKERALLLAGFGTASAPMAAGAMLLLYQFAIALFIGLGPLFILCLIFDQTRDLFRKWLFYGIGTLFSMATLAAISAIVLQLMIRIAEAVWGARIINHFLAGDAEGISSQALQQGGIGLLLTVLIVSVPPMAAMFFQGTLGNFLTYSAFASPRGNGPGPQGQPPGSYASPPAALRANESVPVRIGAMGGPPIALPDTVKGARV, from the coding sequence ATGCCCTCGACCATAGGCGATTTCGTCTATTTCAAGCTGGTCTACGACTACCTTGAGGACAAGATCAGCGAATTCGGCATGGACCTCATGGGTCGGGCGATGTCCTGGGCCAGCGGTGTCGCGCTGGTGCTGGTCACGCTTTGGATCATGATCCAGGGATACCGCATCATCTCCGGCCAGTCGCGCGAATCGATGATGGCAATGGTGACCCAGATGACGCGCGTGGTGATCATCGTCACCGCCGCCACCACGATGTCCATATTCGGCAGCAGCCTGCATCGCTTCCTCACCGTCGATCTCGCCAAGGAAATCAACCAGGTCCTGACGGGCAGCGACGACACGCCGGCGGACCTCATCGACAGGAACCTTGCCTGGACCCAGGCCACGCTGGGTGTCATCGACGCGGTCCAGGTACCCTTCAGCGATGCCGAAACCCGCGAGAAGAAGGAGCGCGCCCTGCTGCTGGCAGGCTTCGGTACGGCCAGCGCACCCATGGCCGCCGGCGCCATGCTGCTGCTCTACCAGTTTGCGATCGCTCTTTTCATCGGCCTCGGCCCGCTCTTCATCCTCTGCCTGATCTTCGACCAGACGCGGGACCTGTTCCGCAAGTGGCTCTTCTACGGCATCGGTACGCTCTTCTCGATGGCCACGCTGGCCGCGATCTCCGCCATCGTCCTGCAACTGATGATCCGCATCGCCGAGGCCGTCTGGGGCGCACGCATCATCAACCACTTCCTGGCCGGTGATGCCGAGGGCATCTCCAGCCAGGCATTGCAGCAGGGCGGCATCGGACTATTGCTGACCGTGCTGATCGTCTCCGTGCCTCCCATGGCCGCGATGTTCTTCCAGGGTACGCTGGGCAACTTCCTGACGTACTCGGCATTCGCCAGTCCGAGGGGCAACGGGCCCGGCCCGCAAGGGCAGCCACCCGGCTCGTACGCCTCACCGCCGGCCGCACTCCGGGCGAACGAATCGGTGCCTGTGCGGATCGGCGCCATGGGAGGACCTCCGATCGCGCTCCCGGACACGGTCAAGGGAGCGCGAGTGTGA
- a CDS encoding MotA/TolQ/ExbB proton channel family protein translates to MLEILMAGGWALAPILICSAVALAIVLERWWSLRRKAVLPDGLGEEVRKWARSGQLDPAHLEALAAGSPLGELLAGALAVRNRPREQIKERIEDTGRHVVHRMERYLNTLGTIALIGPLLGLLGTVIGLIRMFMQVMAGGMADPTKMAGGIGEALICTAMGLVVAIPAYVLHRYFRSKVAGYCVDMEKQATALLDDLTGAPVPAARPRRTATTAATGA, encoded by the coding sequence GTGCTTGAGATTCTGATGGCTGGCGGGTGGGCCTTGGCCCCCATCCTGATCTGTTCGGCGGTGGCTCTGGCGATCGTGCTGGAGCGCTGGTGGTCGCTGCGCCGCAAGGCCGTGCTGCCCGACGGGCTGGGCGAGGAAGTGCGCAAGTGGGCGCGCAGCGGCCAGCTCGATCCGGCGCACCTGGAGGCCCTCGCCGCCGGTTCGCCGCTGGGCGAATTGCTGGCCGGCGCGCTCGCCGTGCGCAACCGTCCGCGCGAGCAGATCAAGGAACGCATCGAGGATACCGGTCGCCATGTCGTGCATCGCATGGAGCGTTACCTCAACACGCTCGGCACCATCGCGCTGATCGGCCCCCTGCTGGGCCTGCTCGGTACGGTGATCGGCCTGATCCGCATGTTCATGCAGGTGATGGCCGGCGGCATGGCCGATCCGACCAAGATGGCCGGCGGCATCGGCGAGGCGCTGATCTGCACGGCCATGGGCCTGGTGGTGGCGATTCCCGCCTACGTGCTGCACCGTTATTTCCGCTCGAAGGTGGCCGGCTACTGCGTCGACATGGAGAAGCAGGCGACCGCGCTGCTGGATGATCTGACCGGCGCGCCGGTTCCGGCGGCGCGTCCGCGTCGCACGGCGACGACCGCCGCGACCGGCGCCTGA
- the msbA gene encoding lipid A export permease/ATP-binding protein MsbA: MAIWDAETLRVYKRLLGYTRRWWLIGAIAIVGMAIDGGALAAFTQKLRPMIDELFAKKDPYLIFWMPIWIVGIFAARGVGTFVSSYGISYVGRNVVQAMQADVFTAYLRLPAAFFGNEPSGQQISRITYTSEQVASASTDALKVVVTEGVTVIGMLYVMLSNSAYLSLTLLMMAPGIALVATMVSRRYRQISRRIQGSMGSVTGAVDESVHAHREVRVYGGQQHEAARFADVSHRARRLNMKIATTSATSSTAIQTVAALALALLVYLATRPQVIDGISPGVFVTVLTAMGAMMPSLKRLANVQGTIQRGISAAEDLFEVIDMPPEQDTGRIVLQRTHGDLRFEGVRLRYPRSESDTLRGIDLHCGPGTVTALVGRSGSGKSSLVSLLPRFQEPSAGRIVLDGQDYRDYTLASLRRQIGWVGQSVVLFDGTIAQNIAYGELAGASEADIIAAAEAANAMEFIQRMPEGIHSPIGQGGGMLSGGQRQRLAIARAILKNAPILVLDEATSALDTESERLIQQALQRLMRDRTTLVIAHRLSTIEHADQIAVMDQGRIVERGTHAELVALGGQYAALHRMQFHEQEEG; encoded by the coding sequence GTGGCCATCTGGGACGCCGAAACCCTGCGCGTCTACAAGCGGCTGCTCGGCTATACGCGGCGGTGGTGGTTGATCGGTGCGATCGCGATTGTCGGCATGGCGATCGACGGTGGAGCGCTGGCAGCCTTCACCCAGAAGCTGCGGCCGATGATCGACGAGCTCTTCGCCAAGAAGGACCCGTACCTGATCTTCTGGATGCCGATCTGGATCGTGGGCATCTTCGCGGCGCGCGGCGTGGGCACGTTCGTCAGCAGCTACGGCATTTCGTACGTGGGCCGCAACGTCGTGCAGGCGATGCAGGCGGACGTGTTCACCGCGTACCTGCGGCTGCCGGCCGCATTCTTCGGCAATGAGCCCTCCGGCCAGCAGATCTCCCGCATCACCTACACCAGCGAGCAGGTGGCGTCGGCCTCGACGGATGCGTTGAAAGTGGTCGTGACCGAAGGCGTCACGGTCATCGGCATGCTGTACGTGATGCTGAGCAACAGCGCCTACCTGTCGCTCACGCTGCTGATGATGGCCCCCGGCATCGCGCTGGTCGCGACCATGGTCAGCCGGCGCTACCGGCAGATCAGCCGGCGCATCCAGGGGTCCATGGGTTCGGTGACCGGCGCGGTGGACGAGTCGGTCCACGCGCACCGCGAAGTGCGTGTCTACGGCGGGCAGCAACACGAGGCCGCGCGCTTTGCCGACGTCTCCCACCGGGCACGCCGCCTGAACATGAAGATCGCCACCACGAGCGCCACTTCGAGCACCGCGATCCAGACCGTCGCCGCGCTCGCGCTCGCTTTGCTGGTCTACCTGGCGACGCGGCCGCAGGTCATCGATGGCATCTCGCCCGGCGTGTTCGTCACCGTGCTGACCGCCATGGGCGCGATGATGCCCTCGCTCAAGCGCCTGGCGAACGTGCAAGGCACCATCCAGCGCGGCATTTCGGCGGCCGAGGACCTGTTCGAGGTCATCGACATGCCGCCGGAGCAGGACACCGGGAGGATCGTGCTCCAGCGCACCCATGGCGACCTGCGTTTCGAAGGCGTGCGCCTGCGCTACCCGCGCAGCGAGTCCGACACCCTGCGCGGCATCGACCTGCATTGCGGGCCGGGCACCGTGACCGCGCTGGTCGGCCGTTCCGGCAGCGGCAAGAGCAGTCTGGTCAGCCTGCTGCCGCGCTTCCAGGAGCCCAGTGCCGGTCGCATCGTGCTCGATGGGCAGGACTACCGCGACTACACCCTGGCTTCGCTGCGCAGGCAGATCGGCTGGGTGGGGCAGAGCGTGGTGCTGTTCGATGGCACCATCGCGCAGAACATCGCCTACGGCGAACTGGCCGGTGCCAGCGAGGCCGACATCATCGCCGCGGCCGAGGCGGCCAACGCGATGGAGTTCATCCAGCGCATGCCCGAGGGCATCCACAGCCCGATCGGGCAGGGCGGCGGCATGCTCTCCGGCGGCCAGCGCCAGCGGCTGGCGATTGCCCGGGCGATCCTCAAGAACGCCCCGATCCTGGTGCTGGACGAAGCCACCAGCGCACTCGACACCGAATCCGAGCGGCTGATCCAGCAGGCGCTGCAGCGCCTCATGCGCGACCGCACCACGCTGGTGATCGCGCACCGGCTGTCCACCATCGAACACGCCGACCAGATCGCCGTGATGGATCAGGGGCGTATCGTTGAACGCGGCACTCACGCCGAGTTGGTAGCCTTGGGCGGTCAGTACGCCGCACTCCACCGCATGCAGTTCCACGAGCAGGAAGAAGGCTGA
- a CDS encoding DUF4189 domain-containing protein has protein sequence MLHKDEPGSRWLPAAVDGLWPGRTRTGTLACVALLGALLLPGLLRARDACSPGEYQATPPNTPGPIACAPIPLDGNGRVLGPPPRANHWGAIASDSSAVHVAASVDLPSKPEAERAALASCRDGGGTNCSVAIAYGNGCGALVASERGLASGADVTRDFAKQGALHRCRSSGGLQCRVVHVACSDPSSNH, from the coding sequence ATGTTGCACAAGGACGAGCCTGGCTCGAGGTGGCTCCCGGCCGCAGTTGACGGCCTTTGGCCGGGCAGAACCCGAACCGGGACCCTGGCATGCGTTGCGCTCCTCGGGGCGCTGCTGCTGCCAGGTCTGCTTCGAGCCCGGGATGCCTGCTCCCCGGGCGAATACCAGGCGACGCCACCGAATACCCCGGGCCCTATCGCCTGCGCGCCCATCCCCCTCGACGGGAACGGACGCGTACTGGGGCCCCCACCGCGGGCAAACCATTGGGGCGCGATCGCTTCCGACTCGTCGGCTGTCCATGTCGCGGCATCGGTGGATCTCCCCAGCAAGCCGGAAGCCGAACGGGCGGCGCTTGCCTCATGCAGGGACGGCGGCGGCACCAATTGTTCGGTGGCCATTGCCTACGGCAACGGCTGCGGTGCCCTGGTGGCGAGCGAGCGCGGGCTCGCGTCCGGTGCGGATGTCACTCGCGACTTCGCGAAGCAAGGAGCCTTGCATCGTTGCCGCTCCAGCGGCGGCCTGCAATGCCGTGTAGTCCACGTCGCCTGCAGCGACCCGTCGTCGAACCACTGA
- a CDS encoding type IV secretory system conjugative DNA transfer family protein has translation MTPRTKTAIAVTCALLALAAGARVAGWLAMTLIHVHAPLGFLTYWGYLAALDHPAVQPYATMIKVAGVLGLGVPLLAWLGLLYVLFRPSKRSTHGDARFAHRGDLSRLGLLKDDPTGIIVGKVGGSFLRLPGTRHALLAAPTRSGKGVGAVIPNLLSYQGSMVVLDIKQEAFDITSKWRSTLGPAYLFNPFAEDLRTHRWNPFAYVRTGTIHRTSDLQAIADCLYKDPPNQDPFWANMARSTFVASASLLFDCWADGLDKGFAKDDGYPTLGAIYRLLSGNGTDLKSHVKSILEHPHVSQETRTAFANVVSLADQTFTSVIASTQAPLLILANPILDKATSGNDFWLPDLRRRMQSIYVGISPGKLTEAAGLLNLFFTQAIKLNVDITPDKDPTLRHPCLFMLDEFTALGRVDVMVDGVAYFAGYNVRVFCVIQSLSQLDAVYGADKARSMITNLACQVIYTPREQRDANEYSEMLGYTTERKRQRTRSRGGFGQGSSVSLAEVEEKRALMLPQELKALDPKKEIVFIEGTPHPIRCSKVRYYEDSYFKARLLGAASVPRLEIGRHPREVSEMD, from the coding sequence ATGACCCCCAGAACAAAGACGGCCATCGCGGTGACCTGCGCGCTCCTGGCGCTGGCCGCGGGAGCGCGAGTAGCCGGCTGGCTCGCAATGACACTGATCCACGTGCATGCGCCCCTCGGCTTCCTGACCTATTGGGGCTATCTGGCAGCACTCGACCACCCCGCCGTGCAGCCTTACGCGACGATGATCAAGGTGGCAGGGGTCTTGGGATTGGGCGTGCCACTGCTCGCCTGGCTGGGGCTGCTGTACGTGCTGTTCAGACCCTCAAAACGGTCGACCCATGGCGACGCAAGATTCGCCCACCGGGGCGACCTTTCCCGACTTGGGCTGCTGAAGGACGACCCGACCGGCATCATCGTGGGCAAGGTGGGAGGTTCGTTCCTTCGCCTCCCTGGAACGCGCCATGCCCTGCTTGCCGCACCGACGCGAAGCGGCAAGGGCGTCGGTGCGGTGATCCCGAACCTCCTCAGCTACCAGGGCTCGATGGTCGTGCTGGACATCAAGCAGGAAGCCTTCGACATCACCTCGAAGTGGCGTTCCACGCTCGGTCCCGCTTACCTGTTCAACCCGTTCGCCGAAGACCTGCGGACCCATCGCTGGAACCCGTTCGCCTACGTGCGCACCGGAACCATCCATCGCACGTCGGATCTTCAGGCCATTGCCGACTGCCTGTACAAGGATCCGCCGAACCAGGACCCCTTCTGGGCAAACATGGCGCGCTCCACTTTCGTCGCATCCGCCAGTCTGCTGTTCGACTGTTGGGCCGACGGCCTCGACAAGGGCTTCGCCAAGGACGATGGCTACCCCACGCTCGGCGCCATCTATCGGCTGCTCTCCGGCAACGGCACGGATCTCAAGTCACATGTGAAGTCCATACTCGAGCATCCCCATGTCAGCCAGGAAACACGCACGGCGTTTGCCAACGTCGTTTCGCTTGCCGACCAGACCTTCACCTCGGTGATAGCCAGCACGCAAGCCCCCCTTCTCATTCTCGCCAACCCCATTCTGGACAAGGCAACTTCGGGCAACGACTTCTGGTTGCCCGACCTTCGCCGCCGGATGCAATCGATCTACGTGGGCATCTCGCCAGGCAAGCTAACCGAGGCCGCCGGCCTGTTGAACCTGTTCTTCACCCAGGCAATCAAGCTCAACGTGGACATCACGCCCGACAAGGACCCCACGCTCCGGCATCCATGCCTGTTCATGCTGGACGAGTTCACCGCGCTGGGACGGGTGGATGTGATGGTCGACGGCGTGGCCTATTTCGCCGGCTACAACGTGCGCGTGTTCTGCGTGATCCAGTCGCTATCCCAGCTCGATGCGGTGTACGGGGCAGACAAGGCCCGCAGCATGATCACCAACCTGGCCTGCCAGGTGATCTATACGCCGCGTGAGCAACGCGACGCGAACGAGTACAGCGAGATGCTCGGCTACACCACCGAACGCAAGCGCCAGCGCACGCGCTCCAGGGGCGGCTTCGGCCAGGGAAGCAGCGTATCCCTGGCCGAGGTGGAGGAGAAGCGCGCACTGATGCTGCCGCAGGAACTGAAAGCACTCGACCCGAAGAAGGAAATCGTGTTCATCGAGGGCACGCCGCATCCAATCCGCTGCAGCAAGGTGCGCTACTACGAGGACAGCTACTTCAAGGCAAGGCTCCTTGGCGCCGCCAGCGTGCCCCGCCTGGAAATCGGCCGGCACCCCAGGGAAGTCAGCGAAATGGATTAG
- the lpxK gene encoding tetraacyldisaccharide 4'-kinase codes for MALAQKLEEAWYGEGRVPAWVYPLAWLYAGVSGLRRFLYRHGWRRSVRLGVPVVVIGNITAGGTGKTPLAIAVAQALRERGFTPGVVSRGYGGRQREPLLLGDAPNPQQVGDEPSLIRTQGIPVAVGRDRPAAARLLIDAGCDVVIADDGLQHYRLARDVEVCVIDAVRGFGNGRLLPAGPLREPLMRLATADIRVCNGGERMGAYSMQLRGGEACSLTDDTCQPLTAFTGQRVHAVAAIGHPARFFDSLRGYGILPVEHAFPDHHAFVPSDFNFGEDLPVLMTDKDAIKCRRFAQPVWWRVPVRAELPVEFFDALESRIRASDAAGG; via the coding sequence ATGGCGCTTGCGCAGAAGCTGGAAGAAGCCTGGTACGGCGAAGGCCGGGTTCCCGCGTGGGTATACCCGCTGGCCTGGCTGTACGCGGGCGTCAGTGGCCTGCGTCGCTTTCTTTACCGGCATGGCTGGCGACGCAGCGTGCGCCTGGGCGTGCCGGTCGTGGTGATCGGCAACATCACCGCCGGCGGCACCGGCAAGACGCCGCTGGCCATCGCAGTCGCCCAGGCGCTGCGTGAACGCGGATTCACGCCCGGGGTGGTCAGCCGCGGCTACGGCGGGCGCCAACGCGAGCCGCTGCTGCTCGGGGACGCGCCCAATCCGCAGCAGGTCGGCGACGAACCCAGCCTGATCCGCACCCAGGGTATCCCGGTGGCGGTGGGCCGCGACCGTCCCGCTGCCGCCCGCCTGCTGATCGATGCCGGCTGCGACGTGGTCATCGCCGACGATGGCCTGCAGCACTACCGTCTCGCCCGCGACGTGGAAGTGTGCGTCATCGACGCCGTGCGCGGCTTCGGCAATGGCCGCCTGCTGCCGGCCGGCCCGCTGCGCGAACCGTTGATGCGCCTGGCCACCGCGGACATCCGCGTGTGCAACGGTGGCGAGCGCATGGGCGCCTATTCCATGCAACTGCGCGGTGGCGAGGCCTGCTCGCTCACCGACGACACCTGCCAGCCCCTGACCGCTTTCACCGGGCAGCGCGTGCACGCCGTGGCGGCCATCGGCCATCCGGCCCGCTTCTTCGACAGCCTGCGCGGCTACGGCATCCTGCCGGTCGAGCACGCCTTCCCCGACCACCACGCCTTCGTCCCCTCGGACTTCAACTTCGGCGAGGACCTGCCGGTGCTGATGACCGACAAGGACGCCATCAAGTGCCGGCGCTTCGCGCAGCCGGTGTGGTGGCGGGTGCCGGTGCGGGCCGAGTTGCCCGTGGAGTTCTTCGATGCGTTGGAGAGCCGCATCCGGGCAAGCGACGCCGCCGGTGGCTAA
- a CDS encoding ExbD/TolR family protein — MRIGSDRRQDDFEINVISLIDVLLTLLMFFVLTTTFVQHSRLQVTLPQASAEERDMQAPALTVMVDREGHFYVGSDEVVGEGVDPLKQAIARVAGDDHDRPVTIRADAQTPHQSVVTAMDALGQLGFTRLAIATTPSQDAAR, encoded by the coding sequence ATGCGTATCGGTTCCGACCGCCGGCAGGACGACTTCGAGATCAACGTGATCTCGTTGATCGACGTGCTGCTGACGCTTCTGATGTTCTTCGTGCTGACCACGACCTTCGTGCAGCATTCGCGCCTGCAGGTCACGCTGCCACAGGCCAGCGCCGAGGAGCGCGACATGCAGGCGCCCGCGCTGACGGTGATGGTCGACCGCGAAGGCCACTTCTATGTCGGCAGCGACGAAGTGGTGGGCGAGGGTGTCGATCCGCTCAAGCAGGCCATCGCCCGCGTGGCCGGCGACGACCACGACCGGCCGGTCACGATCCGCGCCGATGCGCAGACGCCGCACCAGAGCGTCGTCACCGCGATGGATGCGCTCGGCCAGCTCGGCTTCACCCGCCTGGCGATCGCGACCACGCCCAGCCAGGACGCCGCACGTTGA